The window TGGCGCGAGGCCGTCGAGCGGGTGGAGATGCAGCATGCCCCCTTCACTGCCGGCAACGGCTCCCTGATGCGCTGCGCGCCCATCGCCCTGCGCTATTATCGCGATGTCGACGCCGTCATCGGCTACAGCCACGAGCAGTCCCGGGTCACCCACCCCAACCACCTGGCGCGGGCTGCCTGCGCCTTCTTCAATGTGGTGCTGGCGCGTGTGCTAAGGGGCGAGGACAGGGAAGCGGCGGTAGGCTACGCCATGGAGGTCCTCTCTCACTCGCCAGCCGAGCTGCTGGAGCGGGTGTGGTCGGTGCCCTTCAAGGACGAGGACGAAGTGGGCACCAGCGGGTTCGTGCTGGACACCCTCGAGTGTGCCCTGTGGGCCTGGTGGCACCATGACAGCTTCTACGATGCCCTGGTGGCGGTGGTGAACCTGGGGGGTGATGCCGACACTAACGGCGCTGTAGCCGGTGCCCTGGTGGGCGCCCACCTGGGGCTGGAGGCGGTGCCGGGCCTGTGGGCGAGCCGCGTGCCCGACGTGCCCCGCTGCCTGGAGCTGGCCGAACGCCTCTTCCGCCTGGCCGAGGCCGGCAGCTAGACGTCCACCCCCAGGCCCCGCAGGGCGGCCACGGTGGTGGGGACGTCGCCGCGGTGGAGGACGGCATGGAAGCCCGCCTGTCGCGCTCCCTGCACGTTCTGCAGCAGGTCATCGATGTGCAGGCAGCGCTGAGGAGGCACGCCCATGCGCTCGGCGGCGGTGAGGAAGATGCGCGGGTCGGGCTTGGCTATGCCCACTCGCGCCGAATTGACCACCACCTCGAACAGGTCGGCGATGCCGTTGGCGGCCAGCAGATCCCGCTCGAGACGGGGGGTGGAGTTGGAGATGAGGCCCACCCGGTAGCGGCCACGCAGCTTCCGCACCAGGTCCAGCATCTCCTCGTCCAGTTGCCGCCAGACGATCTGCCACTCTTGAGTGATGCCCTCGATGGGGCGGCCGGCCATCTCCTCCAGCTTGCGCAGGACGGCCCGCAGCCACTCCTCCTCGGGGAGGCGGCCCGTCTCGGCCTCGACCCATTCGGGGATGCCGTATAGGGCGTCCAGCAGGCCGCCCCGAGGGAGTCCATACTTCTCTTCCAGGGCGCGGGTGTGCTCCCGGTCCAGCCTGGCTATGACGCCGCCGAAGTCGAAGAACACTGCCTCGATCATTCCGCTTACGATGATGTCAGCCCTTCGCCCACTTCGTCCAGGGGTCTCAGTAGGCCTGGTAACGGTGGGCGATGGGCAGCCGCCAGTCGCGCCCGAAGGCGCGGGGCGTTATCTTGATGCCCGGGGGCGCCTGCCTGCGCTTGTATTCGTTGCGGTCCACCATGCGCAGGACGCGGGCCACGGTCTCGTAATCGTAGCCCAGGGCCACGATCTCCTCGATGCTCTTCTCCTGCTCGACATAGGCCTCCAGGATGCCGTCCAGGACGTCGTAAGGGGGAAGGGTGTCCTGGTCCACCTGGCCGGGCTTCAGCTCGGCGGATGGGGGCTTAGTGAACACCTCCTCGGGTATCACGGGCGAGACGGAGTTGCGGTAGCGGGCCAGGCGGTAGACCAGCGTCTTGGGCACGTCCTTGATGACCGCGAAGCCGCCGGCCATGTCCCCGTAAAGGGTGGCGTAGCCGGTGGCCAGCTCCGACTTGTTGCCGCAGGTAAGCACCAGGGCGCCGAACTTGTTGGACAGGGCCATGATGATGTTGCCGCGGATGCGGGCCTGGACGTTTTCCTCGGCTACCCCAGGCTCGGTGCCGGCGAAGGCGGGCGCCAGCATGTCCAGATAGGCCTGGTGGGCCGGCTCGATGGGAATGATCAGGAAGCGGATGCCCAGGTTCTGGGCCAACGCCTTGGCATCGCGAATGGAGCCCTCCGACGAATAGCGCGAGGGCATGCTGACTCCGGTGACGTTCTCGGCCCCCAGGGCGTCAGCGGCAATGCAGGTCACCAGGCTGGAGTCTATACCCCCTGACATAGCCACCAGCGCCTGACGGAAGCCCGTCTTGGTCACGTAGTCGCGGGTGCCCAGCACCAGCGCCTGGTAGACCTCGGCCTCGCCATCGGGCGCCGGGGCGATACGCGTCTCCAGGGGCGGCTTGTCTTTCACGAAGGGCTCCGACGACAGGTGGTGGGTGGGCACCTGCAGGTCCGCCTGACGCCGTTCCCGCCGACGACGCGGGTCGTGCAGGCGCATGCGCACCACCTCGGCCACGTTCAGGTCGCACACCAGCAGCTCCTCCTGGAACATGGCCGCTCGCGCCAGCAGGTGCCCCTGGGCGTCCAGGACCATGCTGCCGCCGTCGAACACCAGCTCGTCCTGCCCCCCCACCTGGTTTACATAACAGACCGCCACGCCGTAGTCGGAGGCGCGGGTGGCCAGCATCTGCTGGCGGAAGAGCCGCTTGGCCCGGTGGTAGGGAGAGCCGTTGATGTTGACGATGACCTGGGCGCCCGCCAGGGCCTGGCTGCGGGTAGGGTCGCCAGGATACCAGATGTCCTCGCAGATGCTCACGCCCACTGCCACGCCTGCCACGGTGAACACGGGCGACTCGCGCCCGGCCTGGAAGTAGCGCTCCTCGTCGAACACCCCGTAGTTGGGCAGGTGCTGCTTGTGGTAGACGGCCGCCAGGCGGCCGTCGTGGATGATGGCGGCGGCGTTGTAAATGTCGTCGTCCAGCTCGCCCCGTCCGGCTGGATGGTCCACGAAGCCCACCACGGCGGTGATGCCGCGGCAACCAGCTACCACCTCCTGCAGGGCCTCCAGGTTGTCGCGCACGAAGCGCGGGCGCAGCAACAGGTCCTCCGGCGGGTAGCCGGTGATGGCCAGCTCGTGGAAGGCGACGATGTCCACCCCGAGGCGACGGGCCTCGTCCACGTAGCGCAGGATCTTGCGGACGTTGCCATCCAGGTCGCCGACGGTGGTGTTTATCTGGGCCAGCCCGATGCGAAGGCTGCGCAAAGCTCTCCCCCTCGCTGTCCCAAAGGTAGCATCGGCCCGCCTCCCGGTCAATTTGATGGGGGAACCGCCAGGCCCGACCCGACGTATAGACCGGTGGGGCGAATGGTGATAGCCTTCACGATGGGAGTGGCGGTGTGAGGAAGCTGCTGGCGGTATCCCTGCTGTTCGTTGCCTTCCTGGCAGCTGCCTGCGGCGGTGGCCAGGAAGCCCCCGACCCCAGCGATCCCGGCTTCTGGCGCGTGACCTTGCGCCAGGCCGACGTCTCGCCGGTGCTGGTGAACCATGCGCTGGCGGTAGGCGAGAACCGCCTGCAGGTGGGCCTGCTGGACCGTCAGCAGTCGCCGATCCTGGGCGCCCTCGTTCGGTTCCAGCTCTACGACCTCAACGGCGAGGCGCCGGCCCGCCTGGCTGAGGCCGAGGCGCGCTATGTCTCCCTGCAGCGGGGCTTCGTGGACGAGGAGCGTCACGAGCACATCCACCTGGGAGAGAGCGGTGTCTATGTCGCCGAGTTCACCTTCGAAGCGCCCGGCAACTACGGTCTGGCCATCTCCGGGACCCTGGCCGATGGCAAGCGTTTCGGCCCCCTTCCCTATGTGTTCAATGTTCTGGAGCGCACGCCCGAGCCTATGGTGGGAGACCCGGCGCCCCCCAGCCGTCAGCCGACCATCGCCCAGGTGGGCGACATCGAGCAGCTGACCACCGACCTGGATCCCGTCCCCGACTTCTACACCATGACGGTGGCTGAGGCGGTGCGCTCCGGCCGGCCTACGGTCGTCGCCTTCACCACGCCTGCCTTCTGTCAGAGCCAGATCTGCGGGCCGGTGCTGGACAGCGTGGTCAAGCCTCTGTACGAGCGCTACCGCGGTCAGGCCAACTTCATCCACATCGAGCCTTACCGGCTGCAGGAGGCCAGGGAGGGCATCGGTCTCTGCCCGGTGCCCGTCTTCAACCGCGAGATGGCCCGTCAGGGCCAGGGGGTGGGCAGGTGTCCGGCGGTGCCTGCCGAGCAGCTCCCGCCCGCCAACGAGAGCTGGAACCTGGAGACGGAGCCCTGGGTGTTCGTCATCGACCGTCAGGGACGCGTTGCAGCGAAGTTCGAGGGCATCGTCTCTGCCGAGGAGGTGGAGGCCGCCCTGCGGGCCGTCCTGGGTCGCTGACGCCCCGCACAGGGCACCCGACTGCCGCCTTCGGGCACGGGCGTTGGCGCTATAATTGGACGTGCAGCGCACCGAGAGGGGGTAAAGGCATGCTGGCCCACGAGACGCGGCAGGTGCTGGAGGCGGCGCGGCAGGCCTGGTCCCAGGGGCGTCGGGTGGCCCTGGCCACTGTGGTCCGGGTCTACGGCTCCGCCTACCGTCGCGAGGGTGCCAAGATGCTGGCTCACGAGGACGGCTCCACCACCTGCATGATCTCCGGCGGCTGTCTCGAGCCAGAGGTGGTGGAGGTGGCCAGAGGCGTGCTGACCAGCGGGTCTCCGCGTCTCGTGCGCTACGATCTGGACGAAGACGTCATGTGGGGACTGGGGCTGGGCTGCGGCGGCTCCGTGGAGGTGTACATCGAGCCTCTCGAGGAGGGGTCCCTGCTGGCCCGGTGGCTGGAGCTGCAGGCCGAGGGAGAAAGTGCCGTCCTGGTCACCGCCATCGAGGGCGGCGCCGGGCGGCTGCTGCTGCGGGAGGACGGCCCGCCCGAGGGGGAGCTGTCGCCCGAGGGGCTGACTCAGGCGGCCCTGGAGGCGGCCGCCGCGTTGCTGGACGAGTCGTCGCCCCGGGCACGTCTGCAGACGGTGGACGGCGCCCGGGTCTTTCTGGACGTGAGCGTGCCGCCGCCGGAACTGGTGGTCTTCGGCGCCGGGCATGATGCCATCCCCCTGGTGGCCCAGGCCCTGGGCCTGGGGATGCGGGTCACAGTGGTGGACCCCCGCCCTGCCTACGCCACGGCCGAGCGCTTTCCGGGTGCCCGCATCGTCCTGGCCCATCCCCAGGACTTGCCCGAGCGGGTGCGTCTCACCCGCCACTCCTATGTGGTGATCATGAACCACCACCTGCAGCGCGACCAGGCCTGCCTGGCCTATGTCTTGGATTCGCCAGCGCCTTACATCGGCGTGCTGGGCCCCCGAAGCCGCTTCGAGCGGTTGCTGGAGGGGCTGGCCAGGGAAGGCCGCCAGATAACGCCCGAGGCGCTGGCGCGGGTCCGCAGCCCGGTGGGGCTGGACATCGGTGCCGAGGCCCCTGAAGAGGTGGCCGTCAGCATCCTGGCCGAGGTGCTGGCAGCGCAGAGGGGCTTTTCGGGCGGGCCGCTGCGGGAACGCCAGGGCCGCATCCATCAGCCCCAGCGTGCCTGACGCATCAGGGCGCCGCCGACCGGTTGGCCCCGGCCCGGCGGGGCGCCCTAGTGGCGGGGAGCTCTTTCAGACGATACGCCAGCGCCTCCAGGCTGGCCAGGCTGTCGGCGGGCAGGAAGTCGTCCACGTAGGGCAGGGCCGCCTGCATCCCCCGTGTCAGAGGCTGGTAGCCGGGAAGCCCCAGCAACGGGTTCAGCCACAGCAGGCGGTGGCAGCGCTTCTGAAGGCGCTCCATCTCTGCCGCCAGCAGCTCCGGCTGGCCCTGGTCCCAGCCGTCGCTGATGATGATCACCACCGCGCCCCGCCCCAGCACCCGCTTGCCCCAGTGGCGGTTGAAGGCATGGAGGCACTGGCCTATGCGCGTCCCGCCCGACCAGTCCGGCACTGTGCGCCCCATCTCAGCCAGGGCCAGGTCGGGGTCGCGCAGGGCCATCAGCGGGGTGACGCGGGTGAGGCGGCTGCCGAACAGGAACGCTTCCAGGGGCTGGCCGCTGCGGGCCAGGGCGTGCAGAAAGAGGAGGAGCATACGAGTGTAGCGCTCCATGGAGCCGGAGATATCGGCCAGGACTACCAGCCGTCGCGGCCTGGGCGAAGGCTCTCGCCAGGCCAGCGGCAACGGCTCCCCGCCATAGCGAAGGCTGCGCCGCAGGGTGCGGCGCAGGTCGGGACGGCCCGAACGTCTGGCAGGGTGCAGTCGACGGCTGCGGCGGAGCGGCAGCGACCAGCGCAGGCCTCGCACCAGGCGGGCCAGCAGCTCCAGCTCCTCCGGTGTACACTCATCGAAGCGGCGGCGGCGCAGGACTTCCAGAGGACTGTAGCTGAAGGAGCGGTCAGCCAGGGGCGGCCCCCCGTCCTCCTGCTCCACGTGGCGAGGAGGGACCAGCGGAGCCTGGCCCGGCAGGGGACGGCTCGGGCCGGGACTCCACGCGTCGTTCGCTCCCTCTGTCGGGGCATCTCTCAGGCCCTGCCCGAAGAAGCGGTCGAAGAGGCGTTCGAAGGTGACGATGTCCTCCTGACGACATACCAGAGTGGAGCGGGCAGCCAGACGGAAGGTCTCGCGGTCCAGGTCAGGGAGGAGCTCCAGGGCACGGGCCAGGGCCGTCACCTGATCGGTGGTGACCGACACCCCTTCCTGGCGCAGGGCGCGAGCGAAGCGCACCAGCTGGGCGAGGGGGTCGCCGGCCATTTCAGGACAGGGCCTCGGGACGGGCGAGTGCCCGCTCCAGCAGGCCCTGCTTCAGCTCCTCCTTCACCCGCTGCAGGTCGTCGTGGTACTTGAGCAGGGTGCCCAGGGTCTCCTCTACCAGGGCAGTGGTCAGGGTGCCGCTGTCCAGGGCCAGCAACGCCGCCGCCCAGTCCAGCGTCTCGGCCACCCCGGGGGCCTTGTAAAGGTCCAGCTCGCGCACTGCCTGAGCGAAGGCTACGACCTGCCTGGCCAGACGCTCCGGCGCCCCAGGGACCTTGGCCAGCACGATAGCGTACTCCTTCTCAAAGGAGGGGTAATCTATCCAGCAGTAGAGGCAGCGTCGCTTCAGGGCGTCGTGCACCTCGCGGGTGCGGTTGGAGGTGACCACCGCCACTGGCGGCACCTGGGCGCGAATCGTCCCTAGCTCGGGCACCGTCACCTGCCAGTCGCCCAGCAGCTCCAGCAGGAAGGCCTCGAACTCCTCGTCGGCCCTGTCCAGCTCGTCGATGAGCAGCACGGGGGCCTGACCATCGCTGGCCTCCAGTGCCTGTAGCAGGGGGCGTCTCAGCAGGAACTCGGGGCTGAAAATGTGGCGACGGATGCGCTCGCGGTCCCGCTCGCCGGCCGCCTCCAGCAGACGCACCTCCAAGAGCTGACGGGCGTAGTCCCACTCGTAGACGGCGCTCTGGAGGTCCAGGCCCTCGTAGCACTGGAGGCGGATGAGGCGAGTGCCCAGGGCTTGGGCGAGGGCCAGGGCCACGGCGGTCTTGCCCACGCCCGGCTGCCCCTCCAGGAAGAGGGGCCGTTCCAGCTTCAGGGCCAGGTAGATGGGCACTGCCAGGGATCGGTCAGCGATGTAGCCCACCGACTCCAGGGCAGCTGCCACCTCGTCCGGAGAGGCGAAACGATCGCCGGGGCGCAGGACGTGACCCTCCATACACCCCAATTATGGCACAGGGGCCTCGGGGGGCCACAGGGCCAGGGCCACGGCTAGGCCGTGGCCCTCTGCCAGGCCCGCAACAGGGCACGACGACACAGGGCCTGGCACAGGGCAGCCCGGTACTCGGCAGAGGCGAAGGGGTCCGAAAGGGCATCCTGCGGATCGAAGGCCCCCTCCACTGCCGACCGCACGGCTGTCTCGTCCAGTGGCCGGCCCGTCAGGCGCTCCTCCACGGGGCGGGCGCGAAAGGCGCTCTGGGCCATGCCGGTAACGCCCACCCGCACCTGGCGGGCGGTGCCGCCCTCGGCCTGCACCACAGCCGCCACCCCCACCACGGCGTAGCCCGAAGCGGGGTGGGGAAACTTCTCGTAGGCCCAGCCCCAGCCTCGCCCCAGGGACGGGATATGGACTTCCGTCAGCACCTCCCCCTGCTCGAGGGCAGTGGTGAAGAGGCCCTGGAAGAAGCCATCGGCTGGGATGCTGCGCTCGCCCCTGGGCCCGACGGCCTTGATGGTGGCCTCTAGGGCCAGCACAGCGGCCGGGTAGTCGGCGCCCGGGTCGGCGTGGGCCAGGGAGCCCCCTATGGTTCCCCGGTTGCGGACGGGCGGGTCGGCCACGTGGGAGGCCACCTCCGCCAGCAGGGGCAGCTCCGAGAACTCGATCTCGCGGTGGGTAGTCATGGCGCCGATGGCCCAGCCTCCGTCCCGGCGGCGAATCCCTTTCAGCTCGGATATGCGGCCGATGTCGATGAGGGCCGGGGGCGAGGCCAACCGCAGCTTCATGGCCGGCAGAAGCGAGTGGCCGCCTGCCAGGAGGCGAGCCTCCGGTTCCCGCTGCAGCAGGGAGATGGCCTCGGCCACTGAACCGGCACGGTAGTAACGAAAGCTGGGCGGGTACATGACCTTCCCTCCTGTGCCTATCGTGCCCGGGCTTCCTGGATCGCTCTCCAGACCCTCGGCGGCGTCAGGGGAATGTCCAGGTGACGGATGCCCAGGGGCGAGAGGGCGTCCACTACGGCGTTGACGATGCACGGGGTGGCGGCGATG of the Dehalococcoidia bacterium genome contains:
- a CDS encoding ADP-ribosylglycohydrolase family protein, which produces MQTDRLRRFQGCLVGLAVGDALGMPVEGLPRHEIRQRYGVLREMVDGWLPAGSTTDDTAQALALAESLAEVGHFDADDFVVRLLTWFRGNPPDVGVHTRRVLELIDQGVHWREAVERVEMQHAPFTAGNGSLMRCAPIALRYYRDVDAVIGYSHEQSRVTHPNHLARAACAFFNVVLARVLRGEDREAAVGYAMEVLSHSPAELLERVWSVPFKDEDEVGTSGFVLDTLECALWAWWHHDSFYDALVAVVNLGGDADTNGAVAGALVGAHLGLEAVPGLWASRVPDVPRCLELAERLFRLAEAGS
- a CDS encoding HAD family phosphatase, coding for MIEAVFFDFGGVIARLDREHTRALEEKYGLPRGGLLDALYGIPEWVEAETGRLPEEEWLRAVLRKLEEMAGRPIEGITQEWQIVWRQLDEEMLDLVRKLRGRYRVGLISNSTPRLERDLLAANGIADLFEVVVNSARVGIAKPDPRIFLTAAERMGVPPQRCLHIDDLLQNVQGARQAGFHAVLHRGDVPTTVAALRGLGVDV
- a CDS encoding NAD+ synthase, with product MRSLRIGLAQINTTVGDLDGNVRKILRYVDEARRLGVDIVAFHELAITGYPPEDLLLRPRFVRDNLEALQEVVAGCRGITAVVGFVDHPAGRGELDDDIYNAAAIIHDGRLAAVYHKQHLPNYGVFDEERYFQAGRESPVFTVAGVAVGVSICEDIWYPGDPTRSQALAGAQVIVNINGSPYHRAKRLFRQQMLATRASDYGVAVCYVNQVGGQDELVFDGGSMVLDAQGHLLARAAMFQEELLVCDLNVAEVVRMRLHDPRRRRERRQADLQVPTHHLSSEPFVKDKPPLETRIAPAPDGEAEVYQALVLGTRDYVTKTGFRQALVAMSGGIDSSLVTCIAADALGAENVTGVSMPSRYSSEGSIRDAKALAQNLGIRFLIIPIEPAHQAYLDMLAPAFAGTEPGVAEENVQARIRGNIIMALSNKFGALVLTCGNKSELATGYATLYGDMAGGFAVIKDVPKTLVYRLARYRNSVSPVIPEEVFTKPPSAELKPGQVDQDTLPPYDVLDGILEAYVEQEKSIEEIVALGYDYETVARVLRMVDRNEYKRRQAPPGIKITPRAFGRDWRLPIAHRYQAY
- a CDS encoding XdhC family protein; protein product: MLAHETRQVLEAARQAWSQGRRVALATVVRVYGSAYRREGAKMLAHEDGSTTCMISGGCLEPEVVEVARGVLTSGSPRLVRYDLDEDVMWGLGLGCGGSVEVYIEPLEEGSLLARWLELQAEGESAVLVTAIEGGAGRLLLREDGPPEGELSPEGLTQAALEAAAALLDESSPRARLQTVDGARVFLDVSVPPPELVVFGAGHDAIPLVAQALGLGMRVTVVDPRPAYATAERFPGARIVLAHPQDLPERVRLTRHSYVVIMNHHLQRDQACLAYVLDSPAPYIGVLGPRSRFERLLEGLAREGRQITPEALARVRSPVGLDIGAEAPEEVAVSILAEVLAAQRGFSGGPLRERQGRIHQPQRA
- a CDS encoding VWA domain-containing protein gives rise to the protein MAGDPLAQLVRFARALRQEGVSVTTDQVTALARALELLPDLDRETFRLAARSTLVCRQEDIVTFERLFDRFFGQGLRDAPTEGANDAWSPGPSRPLPGQAPLVPPRHVEQEDGGPPLADRSFSYSPLEVLRRRRFDECTPEELELLARLVRGLRWSLPLRRSRRLHPARRSGRPDLRRTLRRSLRYGGEPLPLAWREPSPRPRRLVVLADISGSMERYTRMLLLFLHALARSGQPLEAFLFGSRLTRVTPLMALRDPDLALAEMGRTVPDWSGGTRIGQCLHAFNRHWGKRVLGRGAVVIIISDGWDQGQPELLAAEMERLQKRCHRLLWLNPLLGLPGYQPLTRGMQAALPYVDDFLPADSLASLEALAYRLKELPATRAPRRAGANRSAAP
- a CDS encoding MoxR family ATPase — translated: MEGHVLRPGDRFASPDEVAAALESVGYIADRSLAVPIYLALKLERPLFLEGQPGVGKTAVALALAQALGTRLIRLQCYEGLDLQSAVYEWDYARQLLEVRLLEAAGERDRERIRRHIFSPEFLLRRPLLQALEASDGQAPVLLIDELDRADEEFEAFLLELLGDWQVTVPELGTIRAQVPPVAVVTSNRTREVHDALKRRCLYCWIDYPSFEKEYAIVLAKVPGAPERLARQVVAFAQAVRELDLYKAPGVAETLDWAAALLALDSGTLTTALVEETLGTLLKYHDDLQRVKEELKQGLLERALARPEALS
- a CDS encoding xanthine dehydrogenase family protein subunit M, producing MYPPSFRYYRAGSVAEAISLLQREPEARLLAGGHSLLPAMKLRLASPPALIDIGRISELKGIRRRDGGWAIGAMTTHREIEFSELPLLAEVASHVADPPVRNRGTIGGSLAHADPGADYPAAVLALEATIKAVGPRGERSIPADGFFQGLFTTALEQGEVLTEVHIPSLGRGWGWAYEKFPHPASGYAVVGVAAVVQAEGGTARQVRVGVTGMAQSAFRARPVEERLTGRPLDETAVRSAVEGAFDPQDALSDPFASAEYRAALCQALCRRALLRAWQRATA